Proteins from a single region of Chryseobacterium sp. T16E-39:
- a CDS encoding Crp/Fnr family transcriptional regulator — protein sequence MNIDEIIDSIFTLPTSSQEKLKNHITEVYHPKGYCLMQADKIISHVYFIKKGIVRAYASTQDNDITFWFGSEGETIISMKSYVEDKPGYESIELLEDCELYQLETENLRKLFNEDIYIANWGRKFAERELVKTEELIISRQFKTSTERYKDLIRDKPNLLRRVQLGHIASYLGITQVSLSRIRADIK from the coding sequence ATGAACATAGACGAAATTATTGATAGTATATTTACCCTTCCTACATCATCACAGGAAAAGCTTAAAAATCATATCACTGAAGTTTACCATCCAAAAGGCTATTGCCTGATGCAGGCAGATAAAATTATTTCACATGTTTATTTTATTAAAAAAGGAATTGTCCGTGCCTATGCTTCTACACAAGATAATGATATTACTTTTTGGTTTGGAAGTGAAGGCGAGACTATAATTTCGATGAAAAGTTATGTAGAGGACAAACCTGGTTACGAAAGTATTGAATTACTGGAAGACTGTGAGCTGTATCAGTTGGAAACTGAAAATTTAAGAAAACTCTTCAATGAAGATATTTATATTGCAAACTGGGGCAGAAAATTTGCTGAAAGAGAATTGGTAAAAACGGAAGAGCTCATTATATCCAGGCAATTTAAAACATCAACGGAAAGATATAAAGATTTGATAAGGGATAAACCCAATCTGTTGAGAAGGGTTCAGTTGGGACATATTGCCTCTTATTTAGGAATTACACAGGTAAGTCTAAGCAGGATCAGAGCAGATATTAAATAA
- a CDS encoding LacI family DNA-binding transcriptional regulator: protein MKRASIKDIARIAGVSVATVSYVINRKEGSRISEVTKKRILEIAEEINYTPNKIARSLKMSKSKLIGLIVPDISNDFYSNIARCIENEAMKLGYTILIGSSDESPDKFRRLTELFSEQQVDGMIVTPVVGSDHAIQKLLNDEYPMVSIDYYLENVNIPAITLNNFEISEHIFDYLMEHNFEELIYVGYDTKLPHLLDRQHGFEKKISANGLSAKKILVGMGNVTSKVYAGLEENLKITSKKTALYFLNNKIGIAGLHYLAKNKIKVPEDVSVIAFDETDAYSLFPTEITYIRQPLEEMAKQAVRLVDEQTKDFSMEGEKVICQAELIERKSVK from the coding sequence ATGAAAAGAGCTTCCATAAAAGATATAGCAAGAATTGCCGGAGTTTCTGTAGCAACCGTTTCATACGTTATCAATAGAAAGGAGGGGAGCAGGATCAGTGAGGTCACAAAAAAAAGGATCCTTGAGATTGCTGAAGAAATTAATTATACTCCTAACAAGATTGCCCGAAGTTTAAAAATGAGTAAAAGTAAACTCATCGGTTTAATCGTTCCAGACATTTCTAATGATTTTTATTCAAATATAGCGCGTTGTATAGAAAACGAGGCAATGAAATTGGGCTACACGATCCTTATAGGAAGTTCTGATGAGAGCCCCGATAAATTCAGGCGTCTTACAGAGCTTTTTTCAGAGCAACAAGTGGACGGAATGATCGTAACTCCTGTTGTAGGCTCAGATCATGCCATTCAAAAGCTTTTGAATGATGAATATCCGATGGTTTCTATTGATTATTATTTGGAGAATGTCAATATACCGGCTATTACACTGAATAATTTTGAGATTTCAGAGCATATTTTTGACTATCTCATGGAGCATAATTTTGAAGAATTAATTTATGTAGGATATGACACGAAACTTCCACATTTATTAGACCGGCAGCATGGATTTGAAAAGAAAATATCAGCAAATGGTTTATCAGCAAAGAAGATTTTAGTAGGAATGGGAAATGTTACTTCCAAGGTCTATGCAGGACTTGAAGAAAACCTAAAAATAACCTCCAAAAAAACAGCTTTATATTTTCTAAATAATAAAATAGGAATTGCAGGATTGCACTATCTGGCTAAGAATAAGATTAAAGTACCGGAAGATGTGTCTGTCATTGCATTTGATGAAACAGATGCCTACAGTTTATTTCCTACAGAAATTACGTATATCAGGCAACCATTGGAAGAAATGGCAAAACAAGCTGTACGTCTCGTTGATGAGCAGACAAAGGATTTCTCTATGGAAGGTGAAAAGGTGATTTGTCAGGCTGAATTGATCGAAAGAAAATCAGTAAAATAA